A genomic region of Corticium candelabrum chromosome 22, ooCorCand1.1, whole genome shotgun sequence contains the following coding sequences:
- the LOC134197819 gene encoding tRNA (guanine(6)-N2)-methyltransferase THUMP3-like gives MSVPLWCTIPTGFEGIALKEVGSMFGDECKLGAVKEKGKVYFQVSRENFLKVKEMRSADHLFVFVERFPDFCVDEWNIKEKLEELPSQLKWNDALQVWQEYSGFEGAVNKLKQRNGEGDDVSAPSSDGVTRPRFRVTCNRSGRQHMFSSPQAASYFGGAIDDHFDWIVNLSDPDIEVVLNIYNDSAIVGIALTKESLHKRDIKHFGVMTLRSTIAYGLLSLADISPGDLVCDPMCGSGAISVEGAVSWSNSYHLCGDNYGKAVRNTKANAREQETRKCGFIDVCRWDVCNLPLRNESIDVIVTDMPFGKRSGSRAHNKILYPRALNEMARVCKPGSSRCVILTKEQKIMMQILRGSRWWTQKLMNSVNVGGIAAGVYTLSRTVNAYSE, from the exons ATGAGTGTTCCATTGTGGTGCACCATCCCTACTGGATTTGAAGGAATCGCTCTGAAAGAGGTCGGATCTATGTTTGGTGATGAGTGCAAGTTAGGAGCTGtaaaagaaaaaggaaaagtCTATTTCCAAGTCTCCAGGGAAAACTTCTTAAaa gtaaaagaaatgAGATCAGCAGAtcacttgtttgtatttgtggaGAGATTTCCAGACTTTTGTGTTGACGAGTGGAACATCAAGGAAAAGCTGGAAGAATTGCCTTCGCAATTGAAATGGAATGATGCGCTTCAAGTGTGGCAAGAGTATTCCGGATTTGAAGGCGCAGTCAACAAACTGAAGCAAAGAAATGGA GAAGGTGATGACGTCAGTGCTCCATCATCTGATGGCGTCACTCGACCTCGATTTCGTGTCACATGCAATCGATCAGGTCGACAGCACATGTTCTCTTCACCTCAAGCCGCCTCGTACTTTGGTGGTGCAATTGACGATCACTTTGATTGGATTGTGAATCTGAGTGATCCAGACATCGAAGTCGTTCTCAATATTTATAATGACTCGGCAATCGTTGGCATTGCTCTTACCAAAGAGAGTCTACACAAACGAGATATCAAGCATTTTGGTGTGATGACACTTCGGTCGACAATCGCATATGGATTGCTCAG TTTGGCTGATATCTCACCCGGAGATCTCGTGTGTGACCCCATGTGCGGCTCAGGAGCAATCAGTGTTGAA GGAGCTGTTTCTTGGTCAAATTCGTATCACTTGTGTGGAGACAACTACGGTAAGGCAGTAAGGAACACAAAGGCAAATGCTCGGGAACAGGAGACTCG AAAATGTGGTTTTATCGATGTCTGTCGATGGGATGTATGCAACTTGCCTCTGAGAAACGAATCAATAGATGTCATTGTCACTGACATG CCATTTGGTAAAAG AAGTGGATCTCGAGCACATAACAAAATACTCTATCCCCGTGCATTGAACGAGATGGCTCGAGTGTGTAAACCAGGCAGCAGTCGATGCGTCATTCTCACCAAAGAACAGAAAATCATGATGCAA ATTCTACGTGGCAGTCGGTGGTGGACACAGAAATTGATGAATTCAGTGAACGTTGGTGGCATAGCAGCTGGTGTGTATACTTTATCTCGTACTGTAAATGCTTACAGCGAATAG
- the LOC134197820 gene encoding uncharacterized protein LOC134197820, whose product MTRPGDVFHPDFSLGKAAYFDISVRNSFTPSHLINAAIKAGAAAEAGEVDKDERHHANVSSYGCLFYPLVVESYRVWATRSLEVLRSIVKKSLLSSGLSLRQASRQFHEQLSVRLWQYNSRMISDRLDLVIVDYLPNYCDIAT is encoded by the coding sequence atgacaagaccaggtgacgttttccatcccgacttctccctaggcaaggctgcctatttcgacatttccgtgaggaattcgttcactccctctcaccttattaatgctgccataaaagctggtgctgctgctgaggctggggaagtggacaaagatgaacgccatcatgctaacgtttcaagttatggctgtttgttctaccctcttgtggtggaatcatacagAGTGTGGGCCACAcgtagtctggaggtgttgagatcaatcgtaaagaagtctcttctatcatctggcttgtctctgaggcaagcttccaggcaatttcatgaacagttatctgttcgtttgtggcagtataactcaagaatgattagtgacagattggacctcgtgattgttgactatctacctaattattgcgATATtgcgacttag
- the LOC134197327 gene encoding nucleolar complex protein 4 homolog has protein sequence MATISKREVKAACDKFLQGPENANEIVTLLEASEASNRRVVANSVKQLFRACQHLMKSEGYVKLRGKQSLKGGESGDPETEYCLWIREKYHACLNRFLELLSHSCDHVKELSLVSFMRLLIMESTSAYEALSQPYHFSISSLEQLSEALLNTDQDMKAMIARFSEYLEYDDIRLYMMTAVRNIITTKLDCPEAKASDITSSFVFHTFEFLRHVRMPTSTDDIGNFVGGSLVGEGEAVSGSEKRRKRKAAKSKIPQARDVTDLVSHRFAFSELWLSFLRLPLSESVFKRILTTIHDAVIPHMLDPKKLMDFLTDSYNIGGVISLLALNGLFLLIHQHNLDYPDFYTKLYALLDYSIFHVKYCTRFFRLLDLFLTSTHLPAYLVAAFIKRIGRLLLTAPPAGIIMAIPFICNLMKRHPSCQVLIHRDVEDCKPMDSDPFIMEEVDPAKSHALDSSLWELQAMKSHYLPAVSSLVSLLEKPLNKVEHNMEKYMHQSYKKLFEDTLCGDGEDGREVALSSEQPESIEEIFSVEDGELLWTW, from the exons ATGGCGACAATTTCCAAGCGAGAAGTGAAAGCAGCTTGTGATAAATTTCTACAAGGGCCAGAAAATGCGAATGAAATCGTCACGCTATTAGAAGCCAGTGAG GCAAGCAACAGGCGTGTTGTTGCAAATAGCGTCAAACAGTTGTTTCGAGCTTGTCAGCATTTGATGAAGAGTGAGGGATATGTGAAGCTGAGGGGAAAGCAGAGCTTGAAAG GAGGAGAGTCTGGTGATCCAGAGACGGAGTATTGTTTGTGGATTCGAGAAAAATATCACGCTTGCTTGAATCGTTTTTTGGAATTGTTGTCACATTCTTGTGATCATGTGAAg GAGCTGTCACTTGTCTCATTCATGAGACTCCTAATAATGGAATCTACGAGCGCATATGAAGCTCTATCTCAACCATATCACTTCTCAATCTCATCACTCGAACAACTTTCTGAGGCACTTCTCAACACGGACCAAGACATGAAAGCAATGATTGCAAGATTCTCTGAATATCTCGAATACGACGACATTAGACTATACATGATGACAGCAGTTCGAAATATCATAACTACAAAACTTGATTGTCCAGAAGCTAAAGCCAGTGACATTACATCGAGTTTTGTTTTCCACACATTTGAGTTTCTACGTCACGTACGAATGCCAACGTCTACAGATGATATTGGAAACTTTGTTGGTGGAAGTTTGGTTGGAGAAGGAGAGGCAGTGAGTGGAAGTGAGAAGAGGAGAAAACGAAAAGCAGCAAAATCGAAAATACCGCAAGCACGTGATGTGACTGACTTAGTG TCTCATCGGTTTGCTTTCAGTGAGCTGTGGCTCTCGTTTCTTCGTCTTCCT CTAAGCGAGAGCGTCTTCAAGCGAATATTGACAACAATACACGATGCAGTCATCCCGCACATGTTGGATCCTAAGAAACTAATGGACTTCCTCACAGACTCATACAATATTG gTGGGGTAATTAGTCTACTGGCTCTCAATGGTCTTTTTCTTCTCATCCATCAGCATAACCT TGATTATCCTGATTTTTACACCAAACTGTATGCATTACTTGACTATTCCATTTTCCATGTCAAGTATTGCACTCGATTTTTTCGCCTTCTTGATCTGTTTCTCACATCAAC CCATCTGCCTGCATACTTAGTTGCTGCTTTTATCAAGCGAATAGGAAGACTGCTTCTAACGGCACCACCAGCAG gtATTATTATGGCTATTCCTTTCATTTGTAATTTGATGAAGAGACATCCCAGTTGTCAAGTGCTTATACACAGAGATGTAGAAGACTGTAAACCAA TGGATAGCGATCCATTCATCATGGAAGAAGTCGATCCTGCAAAATCACACGCACTCGACAGTTCACTGTGGGAGCTTCAG GCAATGAAGTCTCACTACCTTCCTGCAGTGTCATCACTCGTGTCACTACTTGAGAAACCGTTAAACAAAGTGGAACACAACATGGAGAAATACATGCACCAAAGTTATAAGAAA TTGTTTGAAGACACTCTGTGTGGTGATGGTGAGGATGGCAGGGAAGTCGCTCTATCAAGCGAACAACCAGAATCGATTGAAGAGATTTTTTCAGTGGAAGACGGCGAACTTCTATGGACATGGTGA
- the LOC134197158 gene encoding transmembrane protein 43-like, translated as MYQRPGTTGMINNNGYFGGVPSPDSHTRVSYHRKSGYLERVGGSFCGSLFGIGVVFAAVMLLFYNEGRAVQTAQSLDEGLSLCISVGGGSVVDFSLEGKLVHINNALRTNDVLSDETYGVSVQAVKLSREVEMYQWVEHRHTREYDEGGVTRKETTYTYSMEWKSHVISSGTFDNPSMHHNPGSMAVQSKTFEAAVVNVGAFKLSAGLISRLSDWRVLNPMYPARDPSVKKLDNRFYHGNDPYRPQVGDLRIQFKYVGLSGDPHPQLGGPDRVSIIARQSSSQLVAYQTRAGNELEMLYNGDKTKEEIFAAEHSFNNALTWGLRAAGWFIMFIGLSLITGIITAIVSFVPILRDLVGLAVTVINLCLATTLSLTVIALGWIRYRPLLGCALLAAALAPILISKFQNKKPMTR; from the exons ATGTATCAACGTCCAGGG acTACTGGCATGATAAACAATAATGGTTATTTCGGTGGTGTTCCGTCTCCAGACAGTCACACTAGAGTGTCCTATCATCGCAAGTCTGGTTACTTGGAACGCGTGGGAGGAAGTTTCTGTGGATCTCTCTTCGGCATCGGCGTTGTGTTTGCAGCAGTGATGCTACTCTTCTATAACGAG GGACGAGCTGTTCAGACGGCACAATCTCTCGATGAAGGTCTGAGcctttgtatttctgttggtGGCGGGTCTGTGGTCGATTTCTCACTCGAGGGCAAACTTGTTCACATCAACAATGCTCTGAGGACGAATGACGTGTTGAGCGATGAGACGTACGGCGTGTCTGTGCAAGCTGTCAAGTTGTCAAGAGAGGTAGAGATGTATCAGTGGGTAGAACATCGGCACACAAGAGAGTACGATGAAGGAGGAGTCACAAGGAAGGAGACAACGTACACATACA GCATGGAATGGAAGTCTCATGTGATAAGCAGTGGAACCTTCGATAATCCTTCCATGCACCATAACCCGGG GTCAATGGCTGTACAGTCCAAGACGTTTGAAGCAGCTGTTGTTAATGTTGGTGCATTCAAACTCTCTGCAG GTCTAATAAGCAGGCTGTCTGACTGGCGAGTTTTGAATCCAATGTATCCTGCTCGAGATCCGTCAGTCAAGAAATTGGACAATAGATTTTATCATGGAAATGATCCGTACAGACCTCAA GTCGGAGACCTGCGTATCCAATTCAAGTACGTCGGTCTCAGCGGTGACCCTCATCCCCAACTAGGAGGACCAGACCGGGTAAGCATCATCGCCAGACAATCCTCCAGCCAACTGGTTGCCTACCAAACAAGAGCCGGCAACGAACTGGAAATGCTATACAACGGTGACAAAACCAAAGAG GAGATTTTTGCTGCGGAGCATTCGTTTAATAATGCCCTCACTTGGGGCCTTCGTGCAGCCGGCTGGTTCATCATGTTTATCGGTCTCTCTCTCATCACTGGCATCATTACTGCAATCG TGTCGTTTGTTCCTATTCTGCGTGACTTGGTTGGCCTGGCTGTCACCGTCATCAACCTATGCCTCGCAACTACTCTGTCCCTCACTGTCATTGCTCTTGGATGGATACGATATCGTCCACTACTCGGTTGTGCCCTACTGGCTGCAGCTCTTGCTCCAATCCTCATCTCTAAATTCCAGAACAAGAAGCCGATGACAAGGTAG
- the LOC134197437 gene encoding uncharacterized protein LOC134197437: protein MLWKFMDEDWYRVTFIYCHDGASSVHLVGDFCGWKTDSLPMKKEGNEFRLTLPLMEGYYKYKFFVDGKEWHADPTNPHRDEEYGNSVMFIHMDPGICVRRACPIPHRAYNRPYSDGSQFQVIEPEVSADIAAYGILKRPIFVYLPPSYANTCDVKYPVMYAHDGQNVFSTPGDCGGPCWGGMYLDEILDKMWHDGDIEELILVAVPNVDGLLPGNRMKEYCTGSFIESSRDPFIRYLIECVKPAVDIKFRTQDGPMSTTSFGASMGGLLSLTLAVTHHHVFGNAICMSPSLWWVDSNNLSLFNIIENIKKVPIRLYLDSGDGDGDNKYETKEMADLLRSLGWKEGEDLMYYLDHSAEKRDDKITHNEQVWRDRVHLPLCFVFGKKQFV from the coding sequence ATGCTGTGGAAATTTATGGACGAGGATTGGTACCGAGTAacgtttatttattgtcatgaTGGCGCTAGTAGCGTTCATCTGGTGGGTGATTTCTGCGGCTGGAAAACTGACTCTTTGCCAATGAAGAAAGAGGGAAATGAATTTCGTCTTACTTTACCTCTCATGGAAGgatattataaatataaattttttgTTGATGGTAAAGAGTGGCACGCAGATCCCACTAATCCTCACCGAGATGAAGAATACGGGAACTCCGTCATGTTCATTCACATGGATCCGGGAATTTGTGTTCGTCGTGCATGCCCCATTCCTCACAGAGCTTACAATCGCCCATACTCTGATGGGTCCCAGTTTCAAGTCATTGAACCAGAAGTTTCAGCAGACATTGCAGCTTATGGAATACTGAAACGACCAATTTTTGTCTACTTGCCTCCATCGTATGCTAATACGTGTGATGTGAAGTATCCAGTTATGTATGCTCATGATGGTCAAAATGTTTTCTCTACTCCTGGTGATTGTGGTGGCCCATGTTGGGGTGGTATGTATTTAGATGAAATATTGGACAAAATGTGGCACGATGGAGATATAGAGGAGCTCATTCTTGTTGCTGTTCCGAATGTTGATGGTCTGTTGCCAGGAAACAGAATGAAAGAATATTGCACTGGCTCTTTTATTGAGTCTTCACGTGATCCATTCATTCGTTATCTCATTGAGTGTGTAAAACCTGCTGTTGATATAAAATTCCGAACTCAAGATGGTCCAATGTCAACCACATCATTTGGAGCATCGATGGGCGGGTTGTTGTCTCTTACACTTGCTGTTACTCATCATCATGTGTTTGGTAATGCAATCTGCATGTCTCCTTCACTCTGGTGGGTTGATAGCAATAACTTgtcattatttaatattattgagaacaTCAAGAAGGTTCCTATCCGACTGTATCTTGACTCAGGAGACGGGGATGGTGATAATAAATATGAAACTAAGGAGATGGCTGATCTGTTGAGATCACTAGGATGGAAAGAAGGTGAAGACTTAATGTATTATCTTGACCATTCGGCAGAGAAGAGAGACGATAAGATCACACACAATGAACAAGTGTGGAGAGACAGAGTACATTTACctctttgttttgtttttggcAAAAAGCAATTTGTATAA